A part of Salvelinus sp. IW2-2015 linkage group LG16, ASM291031v2, whole genome shotgun sequence genomic DNA contains:
- the ntmt2 gene encoding N-terminal Xaa-Pro-Lys N-methyltransferase 2 — protein MDTALDTDKARMSLEDSKRAVVSSSSPPNMEFQALHQAHRDRWKNTDVSMCRHSLSFHLHHSLRMEFFASFLYLLEQIPLVKLFAVTCEKIKGEKYFYYKAQKFYEDVEPSEEGMMGDFVEISHIDLEGSRNFLSRFIGPGKADTKCALDCGCGIGRVSKGVLLPIFETMEMCDMIEAFLLHAHEEYLGDDADRIETYYCYNLQELTPPSRKYDVIWMQWCACHLTDRDLMQFLMRCKKSLRTNGVIIMKDNMARKGCKLDPIDSSIIRHLDIMKDIIFKAGLKVLAVEKQEGFPDAIVPVWMIAMQ, from the exons ATGGACACTGCGCTGGATACAGACAAGGCAAGAATGAGCCTGGAAGATTCAAAAAGGGCAGTGGTGTCTTCAAGCTCTCCACCTAACATGGAGTTCCAAGCCCTCCACCAGGCCCATCGGGACCGCTGGAAGAACACAGATGTGTCCATGTGTCGCCACAGCCTGTCCTTCCATCTGCACCACAGCCTGAGGATGGAGTTCTTCGCCAGCTTCCTGTACCTYCTGGAGCAGATCCCTCTGG TCAAGCTCTTCGCGGTGACCTGCGAGAAAATCAAAGGGGAGAAGTACTTCTACTACAAGGCGCAGAAGTTCTACGAGGACGTGGAGCCGTCAGAGGAGGGGATGATGGGAGACTTCGTTGAGATCTCCCACATCGACCTGGAGGGCTCCAGGAACTTTCTGAGCAGGTTTATT GGTCCTGGTAAGGCTGACACTAAGTGTGCCCTGGACTGTGGTTGTGGGATTGGGCGGGTATCTAAAGGTGTCCTCCTGCCCATCTTTGAGACCATGGAGATGTGTGACATGATTGAGGCCTTTCTGCTCCATGCCCACGAGGAGTACCTAGGAGACGACGCTGACCGCATAGAAACATACTACTGTTACAACCTGCAGGAGCTAACACCTCCCTCAAGGAAATATGACGTCATCTGGATGCAGTGGTGTGCAT GTCACCTGACGGACAGGGACCTGATGCAGTTCCTGATGCGCTGTAAGAAGAGTCTGCGGACCAACGGGGTTATCATCATGAAGGACAACATGGCCCGGAAGGGCTGCAAGCTGGATCCCATCGACAGCAGCATCATCCGCCACCTGGACATCATGAAGGACATCATCTTTAAGGCCGGCCTGAAGGTCCTGGCTGTGGAGAAACAAGAAGGATTCCCCGACGCCATCGTCCCTGTGTGGATGATCGCTatgcagtag